GCAGCTTTGCTGGTAGGAAGCCTGGACATACTGGCCGGTTTGATTACCATGTTTTTTCTGATTACCTATGGAATGCTCAACTTTGTCGTATTTGCCCAGCAAAGCATGAAAATTATCAGTTTTCGTCCCACGTTTAAAATTCCCAGACTCGTGTCATTGATCGGAGGACTCGGCTGCGTATTCATCATGTTTTTAATCAATCCGGTGTTCAGCATAATCGCCATCATCATCATTCTGGCGCTTTATGTATATTTGGAGCGTCTGGGATTAAAAGCGCACTGGGGCGATATCCGCAGCGGAATGTTTCTCACTCTTGCGGAACGCGCCTCACAAATCGCCAGGCGATATCCGCGTCACCAGATTACCTGGAAACCCGATCTGCTGGTGCCCATTGATGATCCGGGTATCTGGGCCGGACCGCTGCTGTTTATCCGCAATATCACATATCCGTCCGGCAGTTTGTTCGCATTTACGGTAAAGCAAAAAGACATCAAAGAAACTCAGGCCGAGCTCGAAAAACTTTTGGACCCGATCAAGCAGGAAAACATCCTGGTCAACAGCACGGTCATTGATGATCAGGAATTTATTCACGGCGCCAAAGTGGTCATCCAGACCCTGCAGGCCAGTATGTTTAAACCCAACACGCTGTTCCTGACCATGGGCGGTAATGAACGCAAGGACCAGACAATCCGGGAATTATTCCAGCACGCGCATCAATACGGTATGGGTGTGGTGATTCTGCTGCAGCACTCGCGCATGGCGTTTGGCATGCAGAAAGACATCAATTTATGGCTGCGCGACAAAAGTCCGAACTGGCATTTGGCATTACTGTTGACGCTGCATCTGCAAATCAACTGGAACGGCAACATCAACCTGGTTACGGTTTCGAAAAGCAAAGCCAATCATCAGACATTGTACCGTTTTCTGGAAAGACTGAGCGATGCCGCCCGTCTGCCGGGCATCACCAGGCTGCATGTTCTGCACGGTCCGTTCAAATCCACCCTGGAATCAGCCCCGCGCGCCGATATCAATATTTTTGGCCTGGGCGAGTCCCCGGATTTCACACGCATGCGGGAATTTGTTGAAGAAACAGAATCGAGCTGCCTGTTTGTGCAGGATTCCGGACACGAAAACGCGCTGGCCTGATAAAAATCAGTCTTGCCGGTTTTGGGCAAGCGGGAAAAAGACAGCATGGTTCGGAGGTAAACGACGGCGGGGTGCGCTGGTATATGGACTTTATGACCGGGTCCTGCAGAAATTCATTCTGAACAAACCGGCGGACCTCACGGCGACCCCATCCGTGTGGATGCCGAAA
This genomic window from candidate division KSB1 bacterium contains:
- a CDS encoding amino acid permease, which gives rise to MAGKNKTKNGPTRVKKFNTFGGVFTPDVLTILGVIMYLRLGWVVGNAGFLGAVAIIVLAKSITLCTALSMSSMTTNIRIGAGGAFSIISRSLGLEAGASIGIPLYIAQTLSSALYIIGFTEAWRSIFPSHPYLSTAIIAWAGLMLISAFSAHVAVKIQYIIMTLIGLSLISFFASPASPTDVMMVGKFQDAGFWQVFAIYFPAVTGIMAGANMSGDLKNPKKAIPLGTLSAIGVTMVIYLVIAYVATLIASSAELRSNQMIMVDKAFWGPAVLAGIIGATLSSALGSMVGAPRILQALATYKTVPFHKLFARKSKRNEPLNASLLSGTIILAALLVGSLDILAGLITMFFLITYGMLNFVVFAQQSMKIISFRPTFKIPRLVSLIGGLGCVFIMFLINPVFSIIAIIIILALYVYLERLGLKAHWGDIRSGMFLTLAERASQIARRYPRHQITWKPDLLVPIDDPGIWAGPLLFIRNITYPSGSLFAFTVKQKDIKETQAELEKLLDPIKQENILVNSTVIDDQEFIHGAKVVIQTLQASMFKPNTLFLTMGGNERKDQTIRELFQHAHQYGMGVVILLQHSRMAFGMQKDINLWLRDKSPNWHLALLLTLHLQINWNGNINLVTVSKSKANHQTLYRFLERLSDAARLPGITRLHVLHGPFKSTLESAPRADINIFGLGESPDFTRMREFVEETESSCLFVQDSGHENALA